In Amphiprion ocellaris isolate individual 3 ecotype Okinawa chromosome 5, ASM2253959v1, whole genome shotgun sequence, the genomic stretch AGTTCAGTAAGTAGGCAGATATTTCAGCGTtttgcatgtaaacaaactAGATGTCATATATACCTCTCAGATATTTGTGTAACCTTGTTTGTTAACTGACAGCTAAAGTGCccgtgttgtttttttttaagccacttcttcttcttctgctcctttCCCTActttcttcaggttcttcttcctcctccggCTCCTTCGCTGCTTCCTGACAGTCAGCACACAACTAAGGGACACTACTGCCATCTAATGCCACTGTTTATACTCTTAGTAATAAAGctagcgtttttttttttttttatctgagcCGTTCTTTTATACATTTCAGAAATTAAGAAACAATGGCTCCTACAGTGTACAGCAGAAGTGACTACATCCTTGTGCAATATCGCTTCAGtgtcaaatgatttaaaattgtatCACCTTACAGTTAAACTAAAGATAAACAGTTTGTTAtcacatttattatatttaaaaaggAGGATACCGGTGTTGCAAAAAGTTCTGAAAagatgttctgccattcttcagaaacacttttttttcagttgttcttTGCTGAATGAGTTGCGTTGCTCtgcctttctttttaaaatactcCAAAGGTATTTTATTAGATTCAAGTAACGCGACAAACTTGACCAGGTCATAGTTTTACTTCACTTTGGATAGTTATCATGCTGCAATAGTCCTCTTCTGTCAAGCTTTCACCAACTGGAAATCTTGTCAGGCAGTATTTTGGAATATCcactataaatgtcatctcacCAACATCTTTTGCACTCAttcagccccatatcatcacactcctacctttgtgcttcactgtcaggaccatgTAGTCAGTGTGGTAGTTTTGACCAGGttcatgccaaacatgctggactccatctaatgcaaaacaaacaaaaaacaaagaacgtGTTCCCAATATTCATCAGACTTCCCTTCATGTTCTTTTGCAAAGTTTCATCTTAGAGATTTATACCAAATCGCAAGCAGTCATCTTTTAATGGCCAGCATGCATAGAGATTGACATCATATcatgtccttcacactgtctgaccTGCTACAAAAAttctgatttccattgatagATGCTGTGCCAAGTCTGGAGCACTTTCCCATCTTTTTTTCAGAGCTAAATTATGAGAGTAGGAGGCTGGCCACTTTGGCTCTGAATAGTGGTGCTATGGCTACTAGTTCAAGACCTCCTGATTCCTGCTGCAACtgtattttgacatgtttttagcTGGGTGATTTTCCTGTGTCTTTTTCCATCTCCGTAAAGTCACACAACGCAAGTTTTGCCTGGCAGTTCTTTTCCGTGTGGACCCAGGAGAGACAACCCATAGGATCAAAACTGAGAGAGTTCTGGTGTTTACAGGGCATTTTATAAGCATGTTCATTCAGTTAGGCTGTTTTAGCCATAGTCTCATTTTCTAACTTCAGTGTCCGCgatcacaggtgtattcactACTTTGgagcctgtattttcaatatagtgtttctaaaatttttgtttttgattgctCATTAGAGAAAATTCTCTACTTGACAACTTTAAAGCAATGCAATAACTGAGAGGTGTTACAATTTGGAGTCATTCAACCTTTAAGTGATGTTCCACATGGGTGTTCTCACTTCTGTTGTCTACTGTATATGATGCTCATTAGACCCAGACAGCCTCACAAAAGGCCAGATAACACGATGACCTACTCAGGGCCATTTTCTtaaacttcacatttttttgtgtattattaCATCCGTGTGATCTTGTAGTGAGAGAGCACACAACAAATTATTGAGCTGCTAATGCCTCTTCATGCTTCCTGTCTtgataaaatataaaagtgCATGCTGtagtctgttttgttgttgatcCTAAATGTGTGTGAGTAGATAACTGAGCCTAGTGTACCACCAACATGGACTTATTGTTGgtgatgttgatgttttaatcCTAATTGTGCGATTTGGCCCTTTAAATGCGCAAATAAATATTATACCAGCATTTATAAAGTGCAGGAGTTTCACCTGTAGCCTACTCTCAGAATAATTTACGACCACCCACCTCCTACGTGaattaagggggaaaaaaacagaaaaacacatctgtcacACCAGTTCATTGTTCTCTGCATCAGTCTACATAGCGTTGGTGTGCTGACTGTTTGTTTGGGGGGTCTCTGACATGGTAAAACTCTGGGAACCCCCCAAAGCTTGTGCATAAAGGACTAATCTTGAAGACGCAGAGGGTTAATTTCGagcccccaccaccaccacccacatCTCCAATTTGAAAGCCGCCTCTCTACCGGGAGAGGAAGGCTCTTTTTCGGTCAGATGGCGTGCTGCAGTCCGCCCCCGTCATTCTCCAGCCCACACAGACAGCAAAAAGGCAGCCAGCAACCAATACGGTGCGCCGGAGGAGGATTTCTGCCAGTGATTTCAGACGAGGTACGATACGCAAAGGGGATTTACTACGCCAATCTGCGCCGGGGAAGCTGTCGGCAGTAGGTAAGACTGTAAGAAACCAACAGGACAATAACTGCGATTTGTCTCTGAACAGGGTGTTCTCCTCTAACATCTGGCTCAGGAATAGTTGCCTCCAGTCGATGGCTTTCTTATTTGAACTGGAGCCTGTAACCTTAGTGATTGTACTGCATTTAAGTCTGCACTAAACGCGGTTTTGTCTGAGTGCTCGtgtgaaattagtttttttatttctctgtcagTTTCACTCCGGGAGTACCGACCCGTGACATCGGTGGTTGGAGAGACACCTTTGCGTAATTACGCCGGTTTCCTCTCTACACATCCGTCTGCCTGACCTGAACAAGGTAAGAGGAGTGTATGTACACTCATCCATTTAGTCATATAAAGGCTTGCATGAGAAATATACTGATTTATATTGCAAATGGAGAAACCTGTTATGCTCCAAAGCATGCATAAACTTCCCTGTAGACTCAGTTTGTATCATAGACTGTGTAgttcttattatttttgtcatcatgTATTAGGAAACAGGTATACTAGGTGTGGTCCAGATGGCGAAGCCTTCATCTAAGTAAGTAACTGTACAGGATTTCTCCACCTGCAGGTTCATGTGTTTCCTTTCTCCTGCCTAAACTTTCCAGTGCTGTGTGCCATGTCTCTGCCACGCACTCTTGGGGAGTTGCAGCTGTACCGGGTGCTGCAGAGGGCCAACCTGCTGGCCTATTATGAAACCTTTATCCAGCAGGGTGGCGACGACGTGCAGCAGCTCTGCGAGGCAGCGGAGGAGGAGTTTCTGGAGATCATGGCACTAGTTGGCATGGCCACCAAGCCACTGCATGTGCGTAGGCTGCAAAAGGCCCTCCGAGACTGGGCGGCGAACCCTGCCCTTTTCAGCCAGCCTGTCGCTAACGTCCCTCTGGGGGGCATCCCGCTGTTCAAAGTTGATGGGACGAGCCCAAGTGGATCAGCAGGTGGGCCCAGGAAGTCTGTGAGTAATGGGCAGCCGGGGTCCCCTTGTGAAAGAGAGGATCGGGCGTGTCTTACCCCAATGCACAGTGGGAGTCCAAGAAGCCCCTGCTCTCAGGCCTCTCCACAGCCACCAGACACACACTACAGGGAAAAGCTGTCGCCCATGGACCCACACTGGCTCGGCCCAGAGCCTGATGGGAACTGCAATCTGACATCTGCATCTGGAATAGAGGAGGAGCCACCCAGCCCGCCGCTGCTGTCAACATGCCCTCCTGGTCCCTCCACGTCTCCGAGCCCCTCTGCATCTTTTGCCCCGACGACTCTATCAGCCTGGCCGGGAGGGCAGCTGGACGGAGAGACGGCGAGGGCGGTGGTGGAGAGCGTGGATAGGCTCCTCAGGACCCTACCCAGGTCAGACCCCGCAGAGGTGAAAACTCTGCTGAGGATGAACAAGAAGATGGCAAAGACTGTGGGGCACATCTTCAGAATGGGGTCCCAGGATGTGAACAAGGAAGAGGAGATCCGGAAATACAGTCTCATTTATGGACGCTTTGACTCCAAGAGGAGAGAAGGCAAGCAGCTTACACACCATGAGGTAAAAGCATCAAAGGCAAGAGCAGAGATGATTCATATCCACAATGACCCGTTGGTAAAAGT encodes the following:
- the nab2 gene encoding NGFI-A-binding protein 2, whose translation is MSLPRTLGELQLYRVLQRANLLAYYETFIQQGGDDVQQLCEAAEEEFLEIMALVGMATKPLHVRRLQKALRDWAANPALFSQPVANVPLGGIPLFKVDGTSPSGSAGGPRKSVSNGQPGSPCEREDRACLTPMHSGSPRSPCSQASPQPPDTHYREKLSPMDPHWLGPEPDGNCNLTSASGIEEEPPSPPLLSTCPPGPSTSPSPSASFAPTTLSAWPGGQLDGETARAVVESVDRLLRTLPRSDPAEVKTLLRMNKKMAKTVGHIFRMGSQDVNKEEEIRKYSLIYGRFDSKRREGKQLTHHELIINEAAAQFCMRDNALLLRRVELFSLARQVARKCAYTSTLKHARTNADENSILSLKRARHEVIVPESVSSLLGVEGSEGLTQRADDDSLSAESQDGVSHDMGSQCNQSPSPRPHSDTSNPASWSRHLIQQTLMDEGLRLARMVSHDRAGKLCLGSDGTHSTDHDSKVERQSSITAIRSSSPGVTKDDSNHRGK